A section of the Sebastes fasciatus isolate fSebFas1 chromosome 21, fSebFas1.pri, whole genome shotgun sequence genome encodes:
- the unm_hu7910 gene encoding uncharacterized protein unm_hu7910 isoform X7 has product MAQKKTPKTPKTPSRREGKTTPVESKNGKRTERGGGGGGGGGGEAAAAGGGGSKYSMFTWFVVLALLGVWSSVAVVYFDIVDYDSVIGKLTAYDTDGDGDFDVEDAKVLLEDDTLEDTDQDIKLPKGEAGQTAARENTTRDRPVRGARLRSALREELRMIHEKMEAKRIARIALAEIRAFLAEEEEEKERTWALKMKTLEAAREQLREERRREAEKVEEEEKEAKERAEKERLARERAEKERLEEMERLAKEERERLERERTEKERIERERIANERERIAREKERMEKEKEQLERERLEKERIANEDAEKERLERERVAKERAEKERLEKERIAKERAEKERLEKERIAKERAEKERLERESVAKERAEKERLEKERIAKERAEKERLEKERIAKERLEKERIAKERAEKERLERESVAKERAEKERLEKERIAKERAEKERLEKERIAKERLEKERIAKERAEKERLERERIADERAEKERLEKERIAEERAEKERLERERIAKERLERERIAKEIAEKERLERERVAKERLERERVAKERLERERVAKERLERERIAKERLERERIAKEIAEKERLERDRVAKERLERERIAKERLERERVAKERLERERVAKERLERERIAKEIAEKERLERERVAKERLERERVAKERLERERVAKERLERERVAKERLERERVAKERLERERVAKERERIARERETMGRERAEKERQENERMAKERAEKGRLERERVAKERLERERVAQERERIAREKERVTKEKERMERERIARERARIAQEKERSEKERLEKERVTREDKMKMERELTAKERERIAQEKDRMEQVRREKERMEKELMERQRLAREKAARDKTEVERPAKKQELLERKPNASHPKAPSSAEEKSGRASASAVRREKSMAEEKMAVGGKRK; this is encoded by the exons ATGGCCCAGAAAAAGACTCCCAAAACCCCCAAAACCCCCTCCAGAAGAG AGGGGAAGACGACGCCGGTGGAAAGCAAGAATGGAAAGAGgacggagagaggaggaggaggaggaggaggaggaggaggagaggcagcagcagcaggaggaggaggttctaAGTATTCCATGTTCACCTGGTTTGTGGTCCTGGCTCTGCTGGGAGTCTGGAGCTCCGTGGCCGTGGTCTACTTCGACATCGTGGACTACGACAGCGTCATCG ggAAACTGACGGCCTACGACACCGACGGCGACGGAGACTTTGACGTGGAAGATGCTAAAGTTCTGCTCG AAGACGACACGTTAGAGGACACTGATCAAGACATTAAACTCCCAAAAG GTGAAGCAGGGCAGACTGCTGCTAGAGAGAACACAACCAGAG ACCGCCCCGTCAGAGGCGCCCGGCTGCGCTCCGCTCTGAGGGAAGAGCTGAGGATGATCCACGAGAAGATGGAGGCCAAGAGGATCGCTCGCATCGCCCTGGCCGAGATCAGGGCCTTCCTCGccgaagaagaggaggagaaggagaggaccTGGGCGCTGAAGATGAAGACGCTGGAGGCCGCACGGGAGCagctgagggaggagaggaggagggaggcagagaaggtggaggaggaggagaaggaagcaAAGGAaagagcagagaaagagaggttgGCTCGAGAGAGGGCAGAAAAGGAGAGGctggaagagatggagagattgGCCAAAGAAGAGAGGGAACGACTAGAGCGAGAGAGGACGGAGAAGGAGAGGATAGAGAGGGAGCGCATCGcaaatgaaagagaaagaatagccagagagaaggagaggatggagaaggagaaggaacagttagagagggagagacttgAGAAAGAGAGGATCGCCAACGAGGACGCCGAAAAAGAGAGGCTGGAGAGGGAACGCGTCGccaaagagagagcagaaaaagAGAGGCTGGAGAAGGAACGCATCGccaaagagagagcagaaaaagAGAGGCTAGAGAAGGAACGCATCGccaaagagagagcagaaaaagAGAGGCTGGAGAGGGAAAGCGTCGCCAAAGAGAGAGCGGAAAAAGAGAGGCTGGAGAAGGAACGCATCGccaaagagagagcagaaaaagAGAGGCTGGAGAAGGAACGCATCGCCAAAGAGAGGCTGGAGAAGGAACGCATCGccaaagagagagcagaaaaagAGAGGCTGGAGAGGGAAAGCGTCGCCAAAGAGAGAGCGGAAAAAGAGAGGCTGGAGAAGGAACGCATCGccaaagagagagcagaaaaagAGAGGCTGGAGAAGGAACGCATCGCCAAAGAGAGGCTGGAGAAGGAACGCATCGCCAAAGAGAGAGCGGAAAAAGAGAGGCTGGAGAGGGAACGCATTGCCGACGAGAGAGCAGAAAAAGAGAGGCTGGAGAAGGAACGTATTGCCGAAGAAAGAGCAGAAAAAGAGAGGCTGGAGAGGGAACGCATCGCCAAAGAGAGACTGGAGAGGGAACGCATTGCCAAAGAGATAGCCGAAAAAGAGAGGCTGGAGAGGGAACGCGTTGCCAAAGAGAGGCTGGAGAGGGAACGCGTTGCCAAAGAGAGGCTGGAGAGGGAACGCGTCGCCAAAGAGAGGCTGGAGAGGGAACGCATTGCCAAAGAGAGGCTGGAGAGGGAACGCATTGCCAAAGAGATAGCAGAAAAAGAGAGGCTGGAGAGGGACCGCGTCGCCAAAGAGAGGCTGGAGAGGGAACGCATTGCCAAAGAGAGGCTGGAGAGGGAACGCGTCGCCAAAGAGAGGCTGGAGAGGGAACGCGTCGCCAAAGAGAGGCTGGAGAGGGAACGCATTGCCAAAGAGATAGCTGAAAAAGAGAGGCTGGAGAGGGAACGCGTTGCCAAAGAGAGGCTGGAGAGGGAACGCGTCGCCAAAGAGAGGCTGGAGAGGGAACGCGTTGCCAAAGAGAGGCTAGAGAGGGAACGCGTCGCCAAAGAGAGGCTGGAGAGGGAACGCGTCGCCAAAGAGAGGCTGGAGAGGGAACGCGTCgccaaagaaagagagagaattgCAAGGGAGAGGGAGACGATGGGGCGAGAGAGGGCTGAAAAGGAGAGGCAAGAGAACGAACGAATGGCCAAAGAAAGAGCCGAAAAAGGGAGGCTGGAGAGAGAACGAGTCGCCAAAGAGAGGCTGGAGAGAGAACGAGTCGctcaggaaagagagagaatcgccagggaaaaagagagagtaACCAAAGAGAAGGAAAGGATGGAGAGGGAACGCATCGCCAGGGAAAGGGCGAGAATTGctcaggagaaggagagatcagagaaagaaagattGGAGAAGGAAAGGGTTACAAGAGAAGATAAGATGAAGATGGAGAGGGAGCTAACGGCAAAGGAAAGAGAGCGAATCGCCCAGGAGAAGGACAGAATGGAACAGGTGAGACGAGAGAAGGAAAGGATGGAGAAGGAGCTGATGGAGAGGCAGAGGCTCGCCAGAGAGAAAGCTGCCCGGGACAAGACGGAGGTGGAGAGGCCGGCGAAGAAACAAGAGCTCCTCGAGAGGAAACCAAACGCTTCCCATCCCAAAGCTCCGTCGTCGGCGGAGGAGAAAAGTGGCCGAGCGAGTGCGTCAGCGGTCCGGAGGGAGAAGAGCATGGCGGAGGAGAAGATGGCCGTCGGCGGTAAAAGAAAATGA
- the unm_hu7910 gene encoding uncharacterized protein unm_hu7910 isoform X6, with protein MAQKKTPKTPKTPSRREGKTTPVESKNGKRTERGGGGGGGGGGEAAAAGGGGSKYSMFTWFVVLALLGVWSSVAVVYFDIVDYDSVIARAKEFRMNFSQVLQGKLTAYDTDGDGDFDVEDAKVLLEDDTLEDTDQDIKLPKGEAGQTAARENTTRDRPVRGARLRSALREELRMIHEKMEAKRIARIALAEIRAFLAEEEEEKERTWALKMKTLEAAREQLREERRREAEKVEEEEKEAKERAEKERLARERAEKERLEEMERLAKEERERLERERTEKERIERERIANERERIAREKERMEKEKEQLERERLEKERIANEDAEKERLERERVAKERAEKERLEKERIAKERAEKERLEKERIAKERAEKERLERESVAKERAEKERLEKERIAKERAEKERLEKERIAKERLEKERIAKERAEKERLERESVAKERAEKERLEKERIAKERAEKERLEKERIAKERLEKERIAKERAEKERLERERIADERAEKERLEKERIAEERAEKERLERERIAKERLERERIAKEIAEKERLERERVAKERLERERVAKERLERERVAKERLERERIAKERLERERIAKEIAEKERLERDRVAKERLERERIAKERLERERVAKERLERERVAKERLERERIAKEIAEKERLERERVAKERLERERVAKERLERERVAKERLERERVAKERLERERVAKERLERERVAKERERIARERETMGRERAEKERQENERMAKERAEKGRLERERVAKERLERERVAQERERIAREKERVTKEKERMERERIARERARIAQEKERSEKERLEKERVTREDKMKMERELTAKERERIAQEKDRMEQVRREKERMEKELMERQRLAREKAARDKTEVERPAKKQELLERKPNASHPKAPSSAEEKSGRASASAVRREKSMAEEKMAVGGKRK; from the exons ATGGCCCAGAAAAAGACTCCCAAAACCCCCAAAACCCCCTCCAGAAGAG AGGGGAAGACGACGCCGGTGGAAAGCAAGAATGGAAAGAGgacggagagaggaggaggaggaggaggaggaggaggaggagaggcagcagcagcaggaggaggaggttctaAGTATTCCATGTTCACCTGGTTTGTGGTCCTGGCTCTGCTGGGAGTCTGGAGCTCCGTGGCCGTGGTCTACTTCGACATCGTGGACTACGACAGCGTCATCG CGAGAGCTAAGGAGTTTCGTATGAACTTTTCTCAAGTTTTACAAG ggAAACTGACGGCCTACGACACCGACGGCGACGGAGACTTTGACGTGGAAGATGCTAAAGTTCTGCTCG AAGACGACACGTTAGAGGACACTGATCAAGACATTAAACTCCCAAAAG GTGAAGCAGGGCAGACTGCTGCTAGAGAGAACACAACCAGAG ACCGCCCCGTCAGAGGCGCCCGGCTGCGCTCCGCTCTGAGGGAAGAGCTGAGGATGATCCACGAGAAGATGGAGGCCAAGAGGATCGCTCGCATCGCCCTGGCCGAGATCAGGGCCTTCCTCGccgaagaagaggaggagaaggagaggaccTGGGCGCTGAAGATGAAGACGCTGGAGGCCGCACGGGAGCagctgagggaggagaggaggagggaggcagagaaggtggaggaggaggagaaggaagcaAAGGAaagagcagagaaagagaggttgGCTCGAGAGAGGGCAGAAAAGGAGAGGctggaagagatggagagattgGCCAAAGAAGAGAGGGAACGACTAGAGCGAGAGAGGACGGAGAAGGAGAGGATAGAGAGGGAGCGCATCGcaaatgaaagagaaagaatagccagagagaaggagaggatggagaaggagaaggaacagttagagagggagagacttgAGAAAGAGAGGATCGCCAACGAGGACGCCGAAAAAGAGAGGCTGGAGAGGGAACGCGTCGccaaagagagagcagaaaaagAGAGGCTGGAGAAGGAACGCATCGccaaagagagagcagaaaaagAGAGGCTAGAGAAGGAACGCATCGccaaagagagagcagaaaaagAGAGGCTGGAGAGGGAAAGCGTCGCCAAAGAGAGAGCGGAAAAAGAGAGGCTGGAGAAGGAACGCATCGccaaagagagagcagaaaaagAGAGGCTGGAGAAGGAACGCATCGCCAAAGAGAGGCTGGAGAAGGAACGCATCGccaaagagagagcagaaaaagAGAGGCTGGAGAGGGAAAGCGTCGCCAAAGAGAGAGCGGAAAAAGAGAGGCTGGAGAAGGAACGCATCGccaaagagagagcagaaaaagAGAGGCTGGAGAAGGAACGCATCGCCAAAGAGAGGCTGGAGAAGGAACGCATCGCCAAAGAGAGAGCGGAAAAAGAGAGGCTGGAGAGGGAACGCATTGCCGACGAGAGAGCAGAAAAAGAGAGGCTGGAGAAGGAACGTATTGCCGAAGAAAGAGCAGAAAAAGAGAGGCTGGAGAGGGAACGCATCGCCAAAGAGAGACTGGAGAGGGAACGCATTGCCAAAGAGATAGCCGAAAAAGAGAGGCTGGAGAGGGAACGCGTTGCCAAAGAGAGGCTGGAGAGGGAACGCGTTGCCAAAGAGAGGCTGGAGAGGGAACGCGTCGCCAAAGAGAGGCTGGAGAGGGAACGCATTGCCAAAGAGAGGCTGGAGAGGGAACGCATTGCCAAAGAGATAGCAGAAAAAGAGAGGCTGGAGAGGGACCGCGTCGCCAAAGAGAGGCTGGAGAGGGAACGCATTGCCAAAGAGAGGCTGGAGAGGGAACGCGTCGCCAAAGAGAGGCTGGAGAGGGAACGCGTCGCCAAAGAGAGGCTGGAGAGGGAACGCATTGCCAAAGAGATAGCTGAAAAAGAGAGGCTGGAGAGGGAACGCGTTGCCAAAGAGAGGCTGGAGAGGGAACGCGTCGCCAAAGAGAGGCTGGAGAGGGAACGCGTTGCCAAAGAGAGGCTAGAGAGGGAACGCGTCGCCAAAGAGAGGCTGGAGAGGGAACGCGTCGCCAAAGAGAGGCTGGAGAGGGAACGCGTCgccaaagaaagagagagaattgCAAGGGAGAGGGAGACGATGGGGCGAGAGAGGGCTGAAAAGGAGAGGCAAGAGAACGAACGAATGGCCAAAGAAAGAGCCGAAAAAGGGAGGCTGGAGAGAGAACGAGTCGCCAAAGAGAGGCTGGAGAGAGAACGAGTCGctcaggaaagagagagaatcgccagggaaaaagagagagtaACCAAAGAGAAGGAAAGGATGGAGAGGGAACGCATCGCCAGGGAAAGGGCGAGAATTGctcaggagaaggagagatcagagaaagaaagattGGAGAAGGAAAGGGTTACAAGAGAAGATAAGATGAAGATGGAGAGGGAGCTAACGGCAAAGGAAAGAGAGCGAATCGCCCAGGAGAAGGACAGAATGGAACAGGTGAGACGAGAGAAGGAAAGGATGGAGAAGGAGCTGATGGAGAGGCAGAGGCTCGCCAGAGAGAAAGCTGCCCGGGACAAGACGGAGGTGGAGAGGCCGGCGAAGAAACAAGAGCTCCTCGAGAGGAAACCAAACGCTTCCCATCCCAAAGCTCCGTCGTCGGCGGAGGAGAAAAGTGGCCGAGCGAGTGCGTCAGCGGTCCGGAGGGAGAAGAGCATGGCGGAGGAGAAGATGGCCGTCGGCGGTAAAAGAAAATGA
- the unm_hu7910 gene encoding uncharacterized protein unm_hu7910 isoform X1, whose amino-acid sequence MQRYRRYGTSYPPPASSAPVEEVHAEEECTEEEVDEEECAEEEVYEEEEVEPLIQEEVEPVVQETGGVDEEEEEELHMKEEVQPVVQETEGKTTPVESKNGKRTERGGGGGGGGGGEAAAAGGGGSKYSMFTWFVVLALLGVWSSVAVVYFDIVDYDSVIARAKEFRMNFSQVLQGKLTAYDTDGDGDFDVEDAKVLLEDDTLEDTDQDIKLPKGEAGQTAARENTTRDRPVRGARLRSALREELRMIHEKMEAKRIARIALAEIRAFLAEEEEEKERTWALKMKTLEAAREQLREERRREAEKVEEEEKEAKERAEKERLARERAEKERLEEMERLAKEERERLERERTEKERIERERIANERERIAREKERMEKEKEQLERERLEKERIANEDAEKERLERERVAKERAEKERLEKERIAKERAEKERLEKERIAKERAEKERLERESVAKERAEKERLEKERIAKERAEKERLEKERIAKERLEKERIAKERAEKERLERESVAKERAEKERLEKERIAKERAEKERLEKERIAKERLEKERIAKERAEKERLERERIADERAEKERLEKERIAEERAEKERLERERIAKERLERERIAKEIAEKERLERERVAKERLERERVAKERLERERVAKERLERERIAKERLERERIAKEIAEKERLERDRVAKERLERERIAKERLERERVAKERLERERVAKERLERERIAKEIAEKERLERERVAKERLERERVAKERLERERVAKERLERERVAKERLERERVAKERLERERVAKERERIARERETMGRERAEKERQENERMAKERAEKGRLERERVAKERLERERVAQERERIAREKERVTKEKERMERERIARERARIAQEKERSEKERLEKERVTREDKMKMERELTAKERERIAQEKDRMEQVRREKERMEKELMERQRLAREKAARDKTEVERPAKKQELLERKPNASHPKAPSSAEEKSGRASASAVRREKSMAEEKMAVGGKRK is encoded by the exons ATGCAGCGCTACCGCCGCTATGGCACCTCCTACCCCCCCCCAGCCTCCTCAGCTCCTGTAGAGGAGGTCCACGCCGAGGAGGAGTGCACtgaagaggaggtggatgaggaggagtgcGCTGAAGAGGAGGtgtatgaggaggaggaggtggagccgCTGATACAGGAGGAGGTGGAGCCTGTGGTCCAGGAGACAG GAGGCgttgatgaggaagaggaggaggagctacACATGAAGGAGGAGGTGCAGCCTGTCGTCCAGGAGACAG AGGGGAAGACGACGCCGGTGGAAAGCAAGAATGGAAAGAGgacggagagaggaggaggaggaggaggaggaggaggaggagaggcagcagcagcaggaggaggaggttctaAGTATTCCATGTTCACCTGGTTTGTGGTCCTGGCTCTGCTGGGAGTCTGGAGCTCCGTGGCCGTGGTCTACTTCGACATCGTGGACTACGACAGCGTCATCG CGAGAGCTAAGGAGTTTCGTATGAACTTTTCTCAAGTTTTACAAG ggAAACTGACGGCCTACGACACCGACGGCGACGGAGACTTTGACGTGGAAGATGCTAAAGTTCTGCTCG AAGACGACACGTTAGAGGACACTGATCAAGACATTAAACTCCCAAAAG GTGAAGCAGGGCAGACTGCTGCTAGAGAGAACACAACCAGAG ACCGCCCCGTCAGAGGCGCCCGGCTGCGCTCCGCTCTGAGGGAAGAGCTGAGGATGATCCACGAGAAGATGGAGGCCAAGAGGATCGCTCGCATCGCCCTGGCCGAGATCAGGGCCTTCCTCGccgaagaagaggaggagaaggagaggaccTGGGCGCTGAAGATGAAGACGCTGGAGGCCGCACGGGAGCagctgagggaggagaggaggagggaggcagagaaggtggaggaggaggagaaggaagcaAAGGAaagagcagagaaagagaggttgGCTCGAGAGAGGGCAGAAAAGGAGAGGctggaagagatggagagattgGCCAAAGAAGAGAGGGAACGACTAGAGCGAGAGAGGACGGAGAAGGAGAGGATAGAGAGGGAGCGCATCGcaaatgaaagagaaagaatagccagagagaaggagaggatggagaaggagaaggaacagttagagagggagagacttgAGAAAGAGAGGATCGCCAACGAGGACGCCGAAAAAGAGAGGCTGGAGAGGGAACGCGTCGccaaagagagagcagaaaaagAGAGGCTGGAGAAGGAACGCATCGccaaagagagagcagaaaaagAGAGGCTAGAGAAGGAACGCATCGccaaagagagagcagaaaaagAGAGGCTGGAGAGGGAAAGCGTCGCCAAAGAGAGAGCGGAAAAAGAGAGGCTGGAGAAGGAACGCATCGccaaagagagagcagaaaaagAGAGGCTGGAGAAGGAACGCATCGCCAAAGAGAGGCTGGAGAAGGAACGCATCGccaaagagagagcagaaaaagAGAGGCTGGAGAGGGAAAGCGTCGCCAAAGAGAGAGCGGAAAAAGAGAGGCTGGAGAAGGAACGCATCGccaaagagagagcagaaaaagAGAGGCTGGAGAAGGAACGCATCGCCAAAGAGAGGCTGGAGAAGGAACGCATCGCCAAAGAGAGAGCGGAAAAAGAGAGGCTGGAGAGGGAACGCATTGCCGACGAGAGAGCAGAAAAAGAGAGGCTGGAGAAGGAACGTATTGCCGAAGAAAGAGCAGAAAAAGAGAGGCTGGAGAGGGAACGCATCGCCAAAGAGAGACTGGAGAGGGAACGCATTGCCAAAGAGATAGCCGAAAAAGAGAGGCTGGAGAGGGAACGCGTTGCCAAAGAGAGGCTGGAGAGGGAACGCGTTGCCAAAGAGAGGCTGGAGAGGGAACGCGTCGCCAAAGAGAGGCTGGAGAGGGAACGCATTGCCAAAGAGAGGCTGGAGAGGGAACGCATTGCCAAAGAGATAGCAGAAAAAGAGAGGCTGGAGAGGGACCGCGTCGCCAAAGAGAGGCTGGAGAGGGAACGCATTGCCAAAGAGAGGCTGGAGAGGGAACGCGTCGCCAAAGAGAGGCTGGAGAGGGAACGCGTCGCCAAAGAGAGGCTGGAGAGGGAACGCATTGCCAAAGAGATAGCTGAAAAAGAGAGGCTGGAGAGGGAACGCGTTGCCAAAGAGAGGCTGGAGAGGGAACGCGTCGCCAAAGAGAGGCTGGAGAGGGAACGCGTTGCCAAAGAGAGGCTAGAGAGGGAACGCGTCGCCAAAGAGAGGCTGGAGAGGGAACGCGTCGCCAAAGAGAGGCTGGAGAGGGAACGCGTCgccaaagaaagagagagaattgCAAGGGAGAGGGAGACGATGGGGCGAGAGAGGGCTGAAAAGGAGAGGCAAGAGAACGAACGAATGGCCAAAGAAAGAGCCGAAAAAGGGAGGCTGGAGAGAGAACGAGTCGCCAAAGAGAGGCTGGAGAGAGAACGAGTCGctcaggaaagagagagaatcgccagggaaaaagagagagtaACCAAAGAGAAGGAAAGGATGGAGAGGGAACGCATCGCCAGGGAAAGGGCGAGAATTGctcaggagaaggagagatcagagaaagaaagattGGAGAAGGAAAGGGTTACAAGAGAAGATAAGATGAAGATGGAGAGGGAGCTAACGGCAAAGGAAAGAGAGCGAATCGCCCAGGAGAAGGACAGAATGGAACAGGTGAGACGAGAGAAGGAAAGGATGGAGAAGGAGCTGATGGAGAGGCAGAGGCTCGCCAGAGAGAAAGCTGCCCGGGACAAGACGGAGGTGGAGAGGCCGGCGAAGAAACAAGAGCTCCTCGAGAGGAAACCAAACGCTTCCCATCCCAAAGCTCCGTCGTCGGCGGAGGAGAAAAGTGGCCGAGCGAGTGCGTCAGCGGTCCGGAGGGAGAAGAGCATGGCGGAGGAGAAGATGGCCGTCGGCGGTAAAAGAAAATGA